The Myxococcota bacterium genomic sequence CCCGTGGTCCGAGGGATCGACCGGCGCGGCGCCCCACGCGCGCGCTTGCGCGCCCGGCTGCCAGCCGGGATGGCGCACCACCTCGCGCGCCTGGTAGCGACCCGGCGGGCTGGGGTGCGCGGGCGAGCCGGTGGCGATCGGCAGCACGAGCGACTCGTCGGGCTTGCGCGCATCGACGGCGACGAGCTCGAAGCGCCCGAGGTCGAGGCGCACGCGCACGCCCGGGTCGCGCTGCGCGCCGCAAAGCGCGAGCGCCGCCAGCAGGCACGAAGCCCGAAGCGAAACCCTGCGGCCCCTCATCGCAGACGCGCGGAGTGTGAGGCATCTCACGCGCGTTGGCGAGCTG encodes the following:
- a CDS encoding L,D-transpeptidase, producing the protein MRGRRVSLRASCLLAALALCGAQRDPGVRVRLDLGRFELVAVDARKPDESLVLPIATGSPAHPSPPGRYQAREVVRHPGWQPGAQARAWGAAPVDPSDHGPMGVAKIPLRGDGFALHGGASPLLVGKPVSLGCVRLSDRDMLAFLDWLDRAGALAPAGRAANGEVHQRLRRPVAFDVR